One region of Pseudomonas sp. ABC1 genomic DNA includes:
- the guaA gene encoding glutamine-hydrolyzing GMP synthase codes for MSHQDIHAHRILILDFGSQYTQLIARRVREIGVYCELHPFDMSDEDIRAFAPRGIILAGGPESVHLAGSPRAPQAVFDLGVPLLGICYGMQTMSEQLGGKVQGSDVREFGYARVDVVGKSRLLDGIEDHVSADGVLGLDVWMSHGDKVTELAPGFSVLASTPSCPIAAMVDDARGYYGVQFHPEVTHTKQGGRILSRFILDICGCEALWTASNIVEDAIRQVREQVGDANVLLGLSGGVDSSVVAALLHRAIGDQLTCVFVDNGLLRLHEGDQVMAMFAENMGVKVIRADAEEKFLSQLAGVSDPEQKRKIIGRTFIEIFDEESSKLDNIQFLAQGTIYPDVIESAGAKTGKAHVIKSHHNVGGLPEDMKLKLVEPLRELFKDEVRKIGLELGLPYDMVYRHPFPGPGLGVRILGEVKKEYADLLRQADHIFIEELRNFDWYHKTSQAFVVFQPVKSVGVVGDGRRYAWVVALRAVETIDFMTARWAHLPYELLEKVSNRIINEIEGISRVTYDVSSKPPATIEWE; via the coding sequence ATGTCCCATCAAGACATCCACGCCCACCGCATCCTGATCCTCGACTTCGGCTCCCAGTACACCCAGTTGATCGCCCGCCGCGTGCGCGAGATCGGCGTGTACTGCGAGCTGCACCCGTTCGACATGAGCGACGAGGACATCCGTGCCTTCGCCCCGCGCGGCATCATCCTCGCCGGCGGTCCGGAGTCCGTGCACCTTGCAGGCAGCCCGCGCGCGCCGCAGGCGGTGTTCGACCTGGGCGTACCGCTGCTGGGCATCTGCTATGGCATGCAGACCATGTCCGAGCAACTGGGCGGCAAGGTGCAGGGCTCCGACGTGCGCGAGTTCGGCTATGCGCGGGTCGACGTGGTCGGCAAGTCGCGGCTGCTCGACGGTATCGAGGACCATGTGAGTGCCGATGGCGTGCTCGGCCTCGACGTGTGGATGAGCCATGGTGACAAGGTCACCGAACTGGCGCCGGGCTTCAGTGTGCTGGCCAGTACGCCTAGCTGCCCGATCGCCGCGATGGTCGATGATGCCCGTGGCTACTACGGTGTGCAGTTCCACCCGGAAGTCACCCACACCAAGCAGGGCGGACGCATTCTTTCGCGTTTCATCCTCGACATCTGCGGCTGTGAAGCCCTGTGGACCGCCTCGAACATCGTCGAAGACGCCATTCGCCAGGTACGTGAGCAGGTCGGCGATGCCAATGTGCTGCTGGGCCTGTCCGGCGGTGTCGACTCTTCCGTGGTGGCGGCGTTGCTGCACCGCGCCATCGGCGACCAGCTGACCTGCGTATTCGTCGACAACGGCCTGCTGCGCCTGCACGAAGGTGACCAGGTGATGGCCATGTTCGCCGAGAACATGGGCGTCAAGGTGATCCGTGCCGATGCCGAGGAGAAGTTCCTTTCGCAGCTGGCAGGCGTCAGCGATCCGGAGCAGAAGCGCAAGATCATTGGCCGTACCTTCATCGAGATCTTCGACGAAGAGTCGTCGAAACTGGACAACATCCAGTTCCTCGCCCAGGGCACCATCTACCCCGACGTGATCGAATCGGCCGGCGCCAAGACGGGCAAGGCCCATGTCATCAAGTCCCACCACAACGTCGGTGGCCTGCCTGAGGACATGAAGCTCAAACTGGTCGAGCCGCTGCGCGAGCTGTTCAAGGACGAAGTGCGCAAGATCGGCCTGGAACTGGGCCTGCCTTATGACATGGTCTACCGCCACCCCTTCCCGGGGCCGGGCCTGGGTGTGCGCATCCTTGGCGAAGTGAAGAAGGAATACGCCGACCTGCTGCGCCAGGCCGACCATATCTTCATCGAGGAACTGCGCAACTTCGACTGGTACCACAAGACCAGCCAGGCCTTCGTGGTGTTCCAGCCGGTGAAATCGGTCGGCGTGGTCGGCGATGGCCGTCGCTACGCTTGGGTCGTCGCCCTGCGCGCCGTGGAAACCATCGACTTCATGACCGCCCGCTGGGCGCACCTGCCGTATGAGCTGCTGGAGAAAGTCTCCAACCGCATCATCAACGAAATCGAAGGCATCTCCCGCGTCACCTACGACGTGTCGAGCAAGCCGCCAGCGACTATCGAGTGGGAATGA
- the guaB gene encoding IMP dehydrogenase: MLRISQEALTFDDVLLIPGYSEVLPKDVSLKTRLTRGIELNIPLVSAAMDTVTEARLAIAMAQEGGIGIIHKNMTIEQQAAEVRKVKRHETAIVHDPVTVTPETKISELLRKASELGFSGFPVVSGRELVGIVTGRDLRFTPNRGDSVAAIMTPKDKLVTVEEGTGLEDIKTKLYEHRIEKMLVVDRNFNLRGLVTFRDIEKAKIYPLASKDEQGRLRVGAAVGTGADTGERVEALVNAGVDVVVVDTAHGHSRGVIDRVRWVKENFPQVQVIGGNIATAEAALDLVKAGADAVKVGIGPGSICTTRIVAGVGVPQISAIANVAAALKESGVPMIADGGIRFSGDLSKAIVAGANAVMMGSMFAGTEEAPGEIELFQGRSYKAYRGMGSLGAMAQAQGSSDRYFQDSSAGAEKLVPEGIEGRVPYKGSLSAIIHQLMGGLRSSMGYTGSATIDDMRSKPEFVRITGAGMAESHVHDVQITKEAPNYRVG; this comes from the coding sequence ATGCTGCGTATCAGCCAAGAAGCCCTGACTTTCGACGATGTCCTCCTGATCCCCGGATATTCCGAGGTATTGCCCAAGGATGTCAGCCTGAAGACCCGTCTGACCCGTGGCATCGAGCTGAATATCCCGCTGGTTTCGGCGGCGATGGACACCGTCACCGAAGCGCGCCTGGCGATTGCCATGGCCCAGGAAGGCGGCATCGGCATCATCCACAAGAACATGACCATCGAGCAGCAGGCCGCCGAAGTGCGCAAGGTCAAGCGCCACGAGACGGCCATCGTCCACGATCCGGTCACCGTCACTCCGGAAACCAAGATCAGCGAGCTGCTGCGCAAGGCCTCGGAGCTGGGTTTTTCCGGTTTCCCGGTGGTGTCGGGGCGTGAGCTGGTGGGTATCGTCACCGGTCGCGACCTGCGCTTCACGCCCAACCGTGGCGATTCCGTCGCGGCGATCATGACGCCGAAGGACAAGCTGGTCACCGTCGAGGAAGGCACCGGCCTGGAAGACATCAAGACCAAGCTCTACGAGCACCGCATCGAGAAGATGCTGGTGGTCGACCGCAACTTCAACCTGCGTGGCCTGGTGACCTTCCGTGATATCGAGAAGGCCAAGATCTACCCGCTGGCGTCCAAGGACGAGCAGGGGCGCCTGCGCGTTGGCGCGGCGGTCGGCACCGGCGCCGACACCGGCGAGCGTGTCGAGGCACTGGTCAACGCGGGTGTCGACGTGGTGGTGGTGGATACCGCCCACGGGCATTCCCGTGGCGTGATCGACCGCGTGCGCTGGGTCAAGGAGAACTTCCCGCAGGTGCAGGTGATCGGCGGCAACATCGCCACCGCCGAAGCCGCGCTGGACCTGGTCAAGGCCGGAGCGGACGCGGTCAAGGTCGGTATCGGCCCTGGCTCGATCTGCACCACGCGCATCGTCGCCGGTGTCGGCGTGCCGCAGATTTCCGCTATCGCCAACGTCGCCGCGGCCCTCAAGGAAAGTGGCGTGCCGATGATCGCCGACGGCGGTATCCGCTTCTCCGGTGACCTGTCCAAGGCCATCGTCGCTGGCGCCAACGCCGTGATGATGGGTTCGATGTTCGCTGGCACCGAAGAAGCGCCGGGCGAGATCGAGCTGTTCCAGGGCCGTTCCTACAAGGCTTACCGTGGCATGGGCTCGCTGGGCGCCATGGCCCAGGCCCAGGGGTCTTCCGACCGTTACTTCCAGGACTCCTCGGCCGGCGCCGAGAAGCTGGTCCCGGAAGGCATCGAAGGCCGCGTCCCCTACAAGGGCTCGCTGTCGGCGATCATCCACCAGTTGATGGGCGGCCTGCGTTCCTCCATGGGCTACACCGGCAGCGCGACCATCGACGACATGCGCAGCAAGCCGGAGTTCGTGCGCATCACCGGTGCCGGCATGGCCGAGTCCCATGTGCATGACGTGCAGATCACCAAGGAAGCACCCAACTACCGAGTAGGCTGA